The genomic stretch CAAAGCTTCATCAATAAATGTTCTTACCTTGTGAAAATGTTGAATAATATTTTCTGTTGCTGTATCAGCAATATTCAAAACAAGATACCTGTGACATTGGTATGAATTATTCTGATATATTAATCATTTCCAAAACAATTTTACTAGTTAATTACTTATATTAAGTCATAAAGGTtacatacttaaatttatccgGAAAGTTGGGCTTTATAAAATTTGCTTCTATGTCTTGCCTAACACATATTATATGTGTTATGCCAGATTGTAATAAAGATGGTAGTTGCGATTTGATAGCTGCACTATATGGGCCAAGATATAACCCAGGTATCACTTCCTAATGTAAAATAACTATTAATTTAAACTATATATCTTTTATGTATCTTTtgataatatttacatttaatatacCTGCATATCCCTTCTCATTGTATATGTCCATTcatttgatttttcttttttagcgtAAGGTACTTTAGCTATAGTGGCTTCCTATAAAATACTCTTTCTTCAGTCTCTTATAGTTAATTGTTATAGCTCACAACATACAAAGTATTGCAAGAAGGTAAgtttatcaataaataaaaatccgAACTACTACAAGCgagatttatttttaatagtacTAACAGAAATGTCAAATGCAAAGATGTAAACAAGAAATATGCATAAAACATAATCTCAACATAATCAGCATAATCTCAACATTAGCTTACCAGCTCgcaagaaaaatgataaaacataaaaatgacGAAAGTTgcatatttgaaaatatacaaaaagaaaaaatatgtcaataacaaataatataacCTACAATTCAAAGAATGcattttttataacaatttaaaatcgatattacaGGCCGTGTACCTTATCCTGATGAGATTCATTATTGTCTAGAGACAGCATAGCACTAATTTTGCGCACTTAAACTTGTAAAAATTTCGACTGtaaattagaaaataagaaatatgaTATGCTTTTTCCCGCGATCTCGATATTGTTTCCTGAAGCAGTGGCCATTTGTAATATAATGAGCTACTAAGGCGTCCTCTAGTGTAGAATATCcaaattatattacatttctATATCTCTTTTTACtgttaaaaaatttaagaaTAATGTATTGCAAAGTAGTAGAAGCTATACTATATAAAATAAGTTAcaggtaaataaaataataattcttttgtCTTAAGAAAAtccaaagaaattatttaattgaTATTGATTTccgaaaatagaaaaattaattttactacCTACGCTTCTTTGTAAATGTTGAATTGTTGTATGATCTTGCAGGAATTAATTTTATACTAAATCTATATAAAAATTCGCATATATTGTCTTATTATGCTTTTTAGGGAAAATTTAATGATACTTTCTAAAAATGGCGGATATTTGATTTTTAATAAAGTATTATTAATCATAATCTATTTTTTTGTATGTTATAATACTATTAGTTATCTTATTCATCAATTAGTCATTTTTATATGTTACAATTctaataattattgtaatatgCGATAAGTTTAATACCGTTCTACAAGAACAAGTgcaatatataaggaattattttttaattttaagataTGTATTACGATAAGAGTTTggaggaaattagattaaaatcGCTTCAGAAATAGCGCAACTACGATATCGTTAGCCGAATTGCGTAGCAGAAAGATTTCCCGTTCTACAAAGAAAAGGGAAACGGTATGCTTTCGGCCACGAACACGAGCTGGGCAACGCAATTTAGTTACGAACTGTTTAATACAAGATTTTACGAGGCACCGATTCCCTGTTGCGGTAACCTGCGCGTATTTTCTTCCGGGACGTAATACAATTTTCTATAACTATCGCCACGCTTTCGCGATGAAAGTCTATGCATGTAGCGGCATCAGTTCGCAATTCTGTGTGCGTGCTTGATACGCGTTTTACCGGAACACTTGATAGATTTCATAGACGCGCCGGTGCCCGTGCTTCCGTGGAAAATAGCTATTTGCGCGAACTGTTACGTTAACCAAGTGCGTAAATTTTGATCAGCAGATCTTCGCCTTTTGCAGCCTAACTGATCATTATTTCGTAACGCGCTGGTCACGAATTATAATTGATGTAACGAATAGTAGTTTGTGACTATATACGTGCCTTAATTTAATGTCTTGGGCCATTCTTATCATGAAATTGGAGGTGTCCAACATGATCATTGTCTCCCTATAAGATATTACATTGCAGACTCATTCTATCGTAGTTTCTTAAAACTTTAAGCATTAATTATAGCAATGAAATCTTTAAAAGATGGCTGTCATAGTAAATTGGGGGTAATTTTCGTAGGATGTAAATCCACTTGTTGGTTTTCTAATTTCTGTGACTATAAGACTGAACATTGATAGCGTTAAACATGCAGAGTTGAAAGATGCTTGGAGTTGCTTGAATGCTTGGAAAGTTGATAGGATACACGAAGCAATTGCTTGAGGCgttgatataacgaaatatgttaacgTAACATGAATTCTTTGGTTGTTCCTTTGTACATTGTAGTTTCTTGTAGATAATAAATTGCAGAGACAACTTGACCTTGATCTGTCGAAGAATGGTGCCATTCTACGGATATCTATCGTTTATCGTTACAGCGCAGTGCAGAATTACGCTGATAGAATCCACTTTGTCATGGTCACGCAACATTAGAAGATTTAATTGTCGATAAACTATAAATAGGAAAAACAAATTATGTGTACAGGATAATAGTTTCCATAATATGGGACGGTATTACGAAACATTAGGTGCTTAATTTCCCAAATAAGCAAATGCTATTTTCCTTAATATACTTCACTGTTTCCGTCTCTTTCCAGTCgataattatgaaatttataCAACTTTCGCCTTCGTTTCGTTCTCTTTTTCAACGAAAAATTACGATGTTTCAAGCTATAACACTAGCATACGTTATACAAGTGAATTTCAAACTCTTTTTGGTCCAGAATCCAGAATCACAAGATACTTTAAAATATCTCTTCTCGCCTAGCATCACGTTACACTAAATAGGGGTTGTTAGATCTTTGCTCTCCTCGGTAACATGGTTGCCGCCACCGTGGTccgtataattaaataattaagcaGGCAACTGCCGACGGCGTAGTCCTGTTGCATGGAAGTTTACTTTCTAAGCTTGTTGGCGTGTTGAGCGCTCGCAGATATGGGAATCCGTATTGCCCTCAGGGCATCAGCACCGAGATTGTTGCAATCACTAGCCATGGTTCGCGAATCTGGAGCACTAGGCATGCGTTGGACACACAGAACCAACGATCACCATGCGTAATAAATTTGACTTCCCGATGGTGACATGTCATTTGTATTTTTCGTTTTCGTCATTCTTCCCTTCGAGATTAACGTTGGGTTATTTGCACGTGAACGCACCAAAAGAATCCTAAAATCGTTTTCTCTCACAGAAATTTTCACACAACGAATAGTACCGAttctctatttttctttcttgtgAGATACTCACACGGATCTATTGGTTCACTCGGTGCGTGCCCCCTTCCCCCCTCGAGGCTCCGCTCCATATAATTGCCTAGGAATGTAGAGAAATTAGGAATAGTGTTTTGCTATTCCTTGAATTCCGTTCAGTCTCAAGTTgcccaataattatattattttcatgtCAATGAAACTGGGCAATTGTATTATTACGATTCTAATCGCGAATTTTCCTTGGTAGATATCCAATTTCATTATTATCAACTTGAAATAAattatcttttccttcttctttctcctgTTTAATTCTTTCAATTCAAAGCTATTAGAACTCTATAAGCGACTTAACTGCTCCACCGTTTTTCTCGTCTATTCTAGGAAAAACAAGTCTTATTATTTCGAGAACCAATCCGGCAAGTCCTAATTGTCAGGTCACCCGGTACGTTGCCCCTTCGGCAATGTCCACTTTGCGAACGTCAAGAAACGCGATCACCGAAGCAACAAGAAATCACATTCTGCCATTCGTCGATCGGGAGCGATCGAGGTTCACGAGGACAAATTCAGCAATCCACCGAGAAGAAAAATGCACCGAGGGAATGTATTAGAAACGACCACCTTAACTCTTAGTATTACGATCTATCCAACTGCTGCTAACGCGTCACGTATGCATCGTGTCATGATGATTTATCGCGTCCCGTTCTTCCGGTGAAAGAAGACAAGTATTTTCATGAGTATTTTCACTTTGTAGCAGATGCAACAGATTACCAATATTCGCTTACTCTTCCTGGCATAAGAAATTTGTTATCGTTTTCGTTATGTATAAGATTAAATTGCGAAGAGTACCCAACAGTACAAACAATTTATTACAGACTCGAACATAGCGGTGAAAGATTAACGTATTTATGTTTTATACGAGGTGTTAACGATAATAAACCACggtatattatttattcgtaGACGTTAAGTGTACATTTAGCACATTTATAATCGAGCATGTACACAATTTGTCTCGTGTAAATCAATTTGTTAACGAGTCTCATGATATGatttaaattatatgtatatatatgcaatTTTTAGCCTATGCAAATTCCCCTAGGTTCCGATTTCAACGCGTTTCTCGGTCCGTCGTACGGTTATTGCTTATCGTTCGATTTCATCACTGCTCTCTAATTGTTGCAGCGAAGTTTAAAAAGCATTCACTTTGGCAAGAAGTTCCGAACAAATTGATATTTCACGTATTCAGGGGAGGAGAAGTTAGCACGAATTTCTATCGCTCGCCACGATCGAAGTATGATTCACCTTTTCCAATCGCCTCGTCCGGTGAGAACGTACAATTTAGAAAAAGCGTGCCGCGCACTACGTTTTGTGTAACTTTGTTATTGAAGAAGAAAGGTTTAGATACGGTGTAAGAGACAAAGTCTTTTTGCCTTTTAGGCAGAGATGTCGAAGATTGTAATTCGTTTTCTTAATTTAAAGAAACGTAACTACGGTTAATTACGTCGCATCAGTCATTAATCATACGCCTACCAAATTTATTATCAACAGCGAATTCATTGTACGAGGGAAATAGAATACTAACAATGTAAACAGTGTAACTTGCTATACTACTcgtattttcttaataatcatCAATCTAACTTGTGTAACTTCTGTTGTGATTACGCCTTAAATTACAATTTAGACGGTAAGATTAATAACCGGCGCAGCAATTTTTAAGTAAATAGATATAATCTGAACAGCAAACGTCTGGATCGCTTTAATTTCTCTGACTCATAATCTGTAGCGGTCGAGCGAGTTTATCTGTAACAGAGTGGATTGCTTAATTCGTTGGCGCACGGAGCTTCCTCGATGGTTCGGTTTCCCCGTGTACCGGTGACCGGCGTTGCTGAACCGCTAATCACGACGTTAGATCGTTTTTCGTGATTCGACTACAACACTATGGAAAACTTGAGACGTATTTCGGATTTCTGTCCGCTCGACAGAGCGTGAATTTTTTCGAGCAGGCGTTTCTTTTCGCGCTATTGTATGGCTCTAGAAGGAAATTAATTAACGAATTACAATCAAGTTTTTGTAAATGGAAGACTTACTTGGAGACAATTGGTATTTTATATGCCGATTTAATTTGCAGACAATTTTAGAATTCTGGAGGACATCGACTGAGTAAACGAAGTCTCTAGTAAAACGTAACTGCATAAACGATCGTGTTACGCTAGTCTGGCTCATTAGCAAGTAATTGAGCTCGATCCACTCGATCTGCACTAGTGGAATATTCATTTTCGATGCGGTGTTGCTCATGGCATAGCCTTTGTAAACCAGAAAAAGCTGTTACTTAATTTCTCTTTGAAATAGATCAGGAAACGAAGCATAACGATGCCTTCAATCATTCAGAGAATTTATCATGGGAATTGATACATTTATCTAAGTCCTAGATCCAATACAAATTCTCAATATTTCCTAATGATATTCAGGTTTAATAGGAATCGAACAGAGAAAATGGCGAGATGTACGTTGGAGAAATTTtttggaaaataagaaagagaagagaTATGCATAAAATAATCATTGTTCCTGCAAAGTTTTCAAGCTTGATATTGTACGTTCATAGAACCATAAACCACACCGTCCAAATGCTTCATCTTTAGTCAGAATTAAATCGGGATAACGGGAATCGTTAAACTTTCCAGATTCTCTAAGCGCTGCTGCGAGCGCGCTAACGTCCGTGCAGGGTTGTCTTTAGTCTCTGCAGCGGCACACGTTCAGAAACAACGAATGTAATACGCAGAAATTGCGTAAAAGTTCGAGTGGCGACTGGTAGACGGTCGGCCGTTCCCGCGTGATTGCCAATCGatcgaaaaaaaatattttccagGGACGATTAGCGTACGGAAACTTGGACAGATTCACACAGAAACTCGTATCCCAACACGAAACATATTTAACGAAGTATACCCTTGTTAACCGGTGATTTTATTCTACGAATACTTTGTTGCACTTTATACCTGATGAGTAGATGTTGCATTTCATGTTTAACTAAATTGTTTCTGGCCAGGCTTTGATTCGTTTATCTTAAATTAACACAGTTTATATTCAATGAGCTAGTCTGCTAACAATAAATAAAGCCTGAGAATCGTGTGTTATTCCCGAGTAACGCACGCCTTATTGCGAGCAAAAGGTTGAGAAACTTCATTATCAATGTACTCGAGACGTAATAATTGCTGTTACGAGCAATGCGTTCCAGGTGGCTTTTTGtttaaaaatcttttttctCTGTAACAACCAAAATCATTCACTTTAATAGCTTaaattattcctttttttttcttcttaaatgTTCATCGTTATCGTAAGAAACGTTTAGTCGAGTTGGAATTCTATCGGGAATCTTCAGTGATCAACGCACGGGTCAAAACGTTTTCCAGCTTGGCGAAAGATTGACCAACTGTCCGGCGCACTCCCATGTAAAGGGCGGCCAGTTTTCTCGATAAGGAAATCGAGCAGGCCAAAGGTATTGAGAAAAGTCGCTTTAGAGAAACCATGCCAAGGTGGAAACTTCGCGAAACGTTGCAACCTTCGTGTCTGAAGATCACATAGGAGAATGTTCGCGAGTTCTAAGGTTGACATCTTCGGTAAAATAGATGTGGTTTAGCTTTTTGTCCATCGTTTCGAAAATACATCAGATCGACAGAATGACGAGTATCGCGCGTATATTATGCTAGTATAACATAGAAGATAAGTAAGAAATTTTAAGTTACGAAAGAAATGGAGGGGAGTCTTTTTACTTCGAGAAAGATGAAGGATTCGGcataaaatgttaattttttctTAGAATAGATACAATTTAAACAATATAAACGCACAACCAAGAACTAGATGCATTTACGACTTTACTTGGACTCCAGTGGCTTGTTACGTTACAGAAAGTTGGCGTTTACACCGCTTACGAAATTGGCGAGTCGTAAAATC from Bombus vancouverensis nearcticus chromosome 9, iyBomVanc1_principal, whole genome shotgun sequence encodes the following:
- the LOC117163394 gene encoding serine/threonine/tyrosine-interacting protein, producing the protein MLSLDNNESHQDKEATIAKVPYAKKEKSNEWTYTMRRDMQEVIPGLYLGPYSAAIKSQLPSLLQSGITHIICVRQDIEANFIKPNFPDKFKYLVLNIADTATENIIQHFHKVRTFIDEALNSGGRVLVHGNAGISRSAALVLAYLMEKYGLSQTRAYTIVQQRRFCINPNEGFMAQLREYEPIYQAQQTSRHSLLTQRIKRTIHQMDTEKTEDKCDKMDS